A portion of the Candidatus Binatia bacterium genome contains these proteins:
- the hslU gene encoding ATP-dependent protease ATPase subunit HslU: protein MTVLTTTLDPARLTPRQIVEELDKYIVGQAKAKRAVAIALRNRYRRARAREDLRDEITPKNILMIGPTGVGKTEIARRLAALVGAPFVKVEATKYTEVGYVGRDVESMVRDLVDASIRTVTDERREEVHDLAARHAVERVIDALHPETRPPSAQGQSGALGAALGSIFGSGFSQQHPPGPPASVSADAHRVREQTRAEIERGFYDVRLIEIEVEEAQNLPIGVIGGGIDQSGDIGEMLGGILPKRRTKKRVTVAEALRIFEQEEAQKLIDMDAVKREALRRAGEDGIIFIDEIDKVAGSNQRGGPDVSREGVQRDILPIVEGSTVNTKHGPIKTDHILFIAAGAFHISKPSDLIPELQGRLPIRVELDSLTAEDFKTILTQPKNALVEQYKALLATDGVTLEFREDAIEQLAAFAMTVNEQTENIGARRLHTVLERVLEDVSFDAPDTTGTVVIDGAYVRGRLADVVANADLSGYIL, encoded by the coding sequence GTGACGGTCTTGACGACGACGCTCGACCCCGCCCGCCTGACGCCGCGCCAAATCGTCGAGGAGCTCGACAAGTACATCGTCGGGCAGGCCAAGGCGAAGCGCGCGGTCGCGATCGCGCTGCGCAACCGTTACAGGCGCGCTCGAGCGCGTGAGGACCTGCGCGACGAGATCACGCCGAAGAACATCTTGATGATCGGTCCCACCGGCGTCGGCAAGACCGAGATCGCGCGCCGCCTTGCGGCGCTCGTCGGCGCGCCGTTCGTAAAGGTCGAGGCGACGAAGTACACCGAGGTCGGCTACGTGGGCCGCGACGTTGAATCCATGGTCCGCGATCTCGTCGACGCGTCGATTCGCACCGTGACCGACGAACGCCGCGAAGAGGTGCACGACCTCGCCGCGCGCCACGCCGTCGAACGCGTTATCGACGCGCTCCATCCGGAGACGCGTCCGCCCTCCGCCCAGGGACAGAGCGGCGCACTCGGCGCCGCGCTCGGCTCGATCTTCGGCAGCGGCTTCTCGCAGCAGCATCCGCCCGGTCCGCCGGCCTCCGTTTCCGCCGACGCCCACCGCGTTCGCGAACAGACCCGCGCGGAGATCGAACGCGGCTTTTACGACGTGCGTCTGATCGAGATCGAAGTCGAGGAGGCGCAAAACCTGCCGATCGGCGTTATCGGCGGAGGCATCGATCAGAGCGGCGACATCGGCGAGATGCTCGGCGGCATTCTGCCGAAGCGGCGCACGAAGAAGCGGGTCACCGTCGCCGAGGCCCTGCGCATCTTCGAACAGGAGGAGGCGCAGAAGCTCATCGACATGGACGCCGTGAAGCGCGAGGCGCTGCGCCGTGCCGGCGAGGACGGCATCATCTTCATCGATGAGATTGACAAGGTGGCCGGCTCGAACCAGCGCGGCGGACCCGACGTCTCACGCGAAGGCGTGCAGCGCGACATCCTCCCGATCGTCGAGGGCTCGACCGTCAACACGAAGCACGGGCCGATCAAGACCGATCACATCCTCTTCATCGCCGCCGGCGCCTTTCACATCAGCAAGCCGTCGGATCTGATTCCCGAGCTGCAGGGGCGCCTGCCGATCCGGGTCGAGCTCGACTCGCTGACCGCCGAGGATTTCAAGACGATTCTGACCCAGCCGAAGAACGCGCTCGTCGAGCAGTACAAGGCGCTGCTCGCGACCGACGGCGTGACGCTCGAGTTCCGAGAGGACGCAATCGAGCAGCTTGCTGCTTTCGCGATGACGGTGAACGAACAGACCGAGAACATTGGCGCTCGCCGCCTGCACACGGTGCTCGAGCGCGTCCTCGAAGACGTGAGCTTCGACGCGCCCGACACGACCGGGACCGTGGTCATAGACGGCGCCTACGTGCGCGGCCGGCTCGCCGACGTCGTGGCGAACGCCGACCTCTCAGGGTACATTCTTTAA
- the hslV gene encoding ATP-dependent protease subunit HslV: MRSTTILAVRRDGTLAIAGDGQVTLDKTIVKHGARKVRRIAGGKVLAGFAGSAADGITLVEKFESKFGEFKDLTRAAVELAKDWRQDRVLRRLEALMIVGNADHLFLLSGTGDVIEPDQGIVAIGSGGPYAQAAAAALVRNTQLGAAEIARKGLEIAAEICIYTNDDITVESLP, translated from the coding sequence ATGAGGTCAACGACGATATTGGCCGTGCGCCGCGACGGCACGCTTGCGATCGCGGGCGATGGTCAGGTGACGCTCGATAAGACGATCGTCAAGCACGGCGCGCGTAAAGTGCGGAGGATCGCGGGCGGCAAGGTGCTGGCCGGCTTTGCCGGCTCGGCGGCCGACGGCATCACGCTCGTCGAGAAGTTCGAGAGCAAGTTCGGTGAGTTCAAGGACCTGACGCGCGCCGCCGTCGAGCTGGCGAAGGATTGGCGCCAAGATCGCGTGCTGCGGCGTCTCGAAGCGCTGATGATCGTCGGGAACGCCGACCACCTCTTTCTGCTCTCCGGCACCGGCGACGTGATCGAGCCCGACCAGGGAATCGTCGCGATCGGCAGCGGCGGGCCCTACGCGCAGGCCGCCGCCGCCGCGCTGGTGCGCAACACGCAGCTCGGCGCCGCCGAGATCGCTCGCAAAGGTTTGGAGATCGCGGCGGAGATCTGCATCTACACGAACGACGACATCACGGTGGAGAGCCTGCCGTGA
- the trmFO gene encoding methylenetetrahydrofolate--tRNA-(uracil(54)-C(5))-methyltransferase (FADH(2)-oxidizing) TrmFO — MVTHLTVIGGGLAGCEAAWQAARCGVDVELYEMRPERSGPAHVTGALAELVCSNSLRGAALENAVGLLKEELARIGSLIISAARATAVPAGGALAVDRAAFSALVEARISEEPRIRVKREEVRAVPIDRPVIVACGPLPPDEFLQSLDALIGPGRLHYFDAASPIVAADSLDESRMYRKSRYDKGDGDDYLNVPLDAAAYARLLADLRTLDRHPKKEFEETRYFEGCLPIEEMADRGDDVLRFGPLKPVGLRDPRTGEMPYAVVQLRKENREGTAYNLVGFQTRLAWPAQREAFGRLPGFGNAEWLRLGVMHRNTFIDSPRLLDSRLRLRAGQGIYFAGQITGAEGYVEAAACGAMTGIHAAREMLGLPPVDFPRESAFGAVVAHLQNRETPDFQPSNVTWAPFPPMEGKGKRERRLLMAERALAAIGSMAVETLFAPSG, encoded by the coding sequence ATCGTAACGCACCTCACCGTCATCGGCGGCGGCCTCGCCGGATGTGAGGCGGCCTGGCAAGCCGCCCGGTGCGGCGTCGACGTCGAGCTTTACGAGATGCGCCCGGAGCGCAGCGGCCCGGCGCACGTCACCGGAGCGCTCGCGGAGCTCGTCTGCAGCAATTCGCTGCGCGGCGCCGCGCTCGAGAATGCCGTCGGCTTGCTCAAAGAGGAGCTCGCGCGGATCGGCTCGCTGATTATTTCGGCCGCTCGCGCGACCGCGGTTCCCGCGGGCGGCGCGCTCGCCGTCGATCGCGCGGCCTTCTCCGCGCTCGTCGAGGCCCGGATATCCGAAGAGCCGCGGATCCGAGTCAAGCGCGAAGAGGTGCGCGCCGTCCCGATCGATCGCCCAGTCATCGTCGCCTGCGGCCCGCTGCCGCCGGACGAGTTCTTACAGAGCCTCGACGCGCTGATCGGCCCGGGCCGGCTCCACTACTTCGACGCGGCCTCGCCGATCGTCGCCGCCGACTCGCTCGACGAGTCGCGGATGTACCGGAAGTCGCGGTATGACAAGGGGGATGGAGACGATTATCTCAACGTGCCGCTCGACGCGGCGGCCTACGCGCGGCTGCTCGCCGATCTTCGGACGCTCGATCGTCATCCCAAAAAGGAATTCGAGGAGACGCGGTACTTTGAAGGGTGCCTGCCGATCGAGGAGATGGCGGATCGCGGCGACGACGTGCTGCGCTTCGGGCCGCTCAAGCCCGTGGGCTTGCGCGACCCGCGCACCGGCGAGATGCCGTACGCGGTCGTGCAGCTGCGCAAAGAGAACCGTGAGGGCACGGCCTACAATCTCGTCGGATTTCAGACGCGGCTCGCGTGGCCCGCGCAACGCGAGGCCTTCGGGAGACTTCCAGGGTTTGGGAACGCGGAGTGGCTGCGCCTCGGCGTGATGCACCGCAACACGTTCATCGACTCACCGCGGCTGCTCGACTCCCGGTTGCGGCTTCGCGCCGGCCAGGGCATCTATTTCGCGGGCCAGATCACGGGCGCAGAAGGATACGTCGAGGCCGCCGCGTGCGGCGCGATGACGGGAATCCACGCGGCGCGCGAGATGCTCGGATTGCCGCCGGTGGATTTCCCGCGGGAGAGCGCCTTCGGCGCGGTGGTGGCGCACCTGCAGAACCGGGAGACGCCGGACTTCCAACCCTCGAACGTCACGTGGGCGCCGTTCCCGCCGATGGAAGGGAAAGGGAAACGCGAGCGCCGCCTCTTGATGGCCGAACGGGCGCTCGCGGCAATCGGCTCGATGGCCGTTGAAACTCTCTTTGCGCCCTCGGGGTAA